The DNA segment CGAGGCATTTACCACCAGCATGTATCGGTCGGTCAGGCGATAAATGAGAAGGTCGTCGACAATGCCCCCGTCGGGGTAACATAGAATCGAATACTGGATCTGGCCGACCGTCAATTTTGAGGCGTCATTAGTGGTCATCCGCTGGATAAATTCCAGCGCTTTCGGCCCCGATAATTCAAACTCCCCCATGTGAGACAAATCGAACATCCCGACATTTTTGCGGACCGCCAGATGTTCCTCGGTTATTCCAGTGTACTGAATCGGCATCAAGTAACCGGCGAATGGGACCATCTTGGCCCCGGCCGCAACATGATATCTATAAAAGGGTGTCTCTTTGGCATTGCCGGATAGCGAATGCTCATCCATCTTACTTGCCTCCCGCGCGCGTATAATTAAGCAATCCGCCGGCGAAAATTATCTCCCGCTGGCGGGGTGTAAGGTTGACTCTCAAAAGATATTTATGACCATTGGTTTTGTTCTCGGCTTCAATCGTGTCCCCGGCTTTAATCTGCTCTTTCACCCGCAATATCTCCAGTTGGTTACCCTGCTTGATGTCATCATAATCGGCGGCATTGATGAAAGTGGCCGGAAGGATCCCGAAATTGATCAGATTGGCCAGGTGAATCCGGGCGAATGATTTGGTGATGACCAGTTTCACTCCCAAAAACATCGGCGCCAGAGCGGCATGCTCCCGCGATGAGCCCTGACCATAATTGTCCCCGCCGACAATGAATCCGCCGCTTCTCTCTTTGGCCCGTTTGGCGAATTCGGGATCGACCTGATAGTACACGAATTCCGCAATGCGGGGAACATTGGAACGAAGCGGCAGGACCTTGGCGCCCGCCGGCATGATATGATCGGTGGTGATGTTATCGCCCACTTTCAGGAGGATTTCCCCAATGAGCATTTCACCCATCGGGTTATTGATCGGGAGCGGCGCGATATTGGGACCGCGGACGACTTCGACTTTGTCCGGATTTCTCGACGGCGGGATTATGCCGGAGTCGTCGATATCGATTTTCTTCGGCAGAACAATGCGCGGCTCCTTGCCCAATTTGCGTGGATCGGTGATATATCCGGTCAGGGCGGCCGCTACACAGGTCTCCGGCGAAGCAAGGTAGACATTGGCGTCCTTTGTCCCGGAACGGCCGGGAAAATTGCGGTTGAAGGAACGGATCGAAACCGAACCGGAAGCCGGGGCCTGACCCATGCCGATACACGGACCGCAGGCCGATTCTATAATCCGGGCGCCCGAAGCAATAATATCCGCCAGGGCTCCACTCTGCGCGATCGCCTCAAAAACCTGCTTGCTTCCCGGCGTGACCGTCATCGAAACATCGGAATGAATCTGCTTTCCTTTGAGCATCTTTGCCGTCACCGTCAGATCATAGAGCGAAGAATTGGTGCAACTGCCGACACAGACTTGCTGGACCTTGGTCCCTTTGAGTTGCTTGACCGGGACGACTTTGTCCGGCGAATGCGGCTGGGCAATCATCGGTTCCAGTTTGTTTAAGTCGATTTCCATGACATCGGCATACTTGGCATCCTTATCGGCCTGCAACTTCACGAAATCTTTCAGCCGTTTCTGCATTCTCAGGTATTCTTTGGTTCTTTCATCACTGGGAAAGATTGATGTCGTCGCACCCAGCTCCGCTCCCATATTGGTGATCGTTGCCCGCTCCGGAACCGTCAGCTCTGTCACCCCTGAACCACCGTATTCAATAATTTTGCCGACCCCGCCTTTGACGCTCAGGCGGCGGAGGATTTCCAGAATTATATCTTTGGCCGTCACATACGATTTAAGTTTTCCTTTAAGGCGAATATTGACAATCTCCGGCATTTTCAGGTAGAACGGGCCGCCCCCCATCGCCACCGCCACGTCAAGACCGCCCGCTCCGATCGCCAGCATCCCCAAACCGCCATTGGTGGGAGTATGAGAGTCGGAACCAAGGAGAGTCTTGCCGGGGGCGCCGAAACGCTCCAGATGGACTTGGTGGCAAATACCGTTTCCGGGACGGGAGAAATAAACGCCGAACTTGGAAGCAATAGTTTGCAGGAAAGCATGGTCATCGGCGTTTTCAAATGATGCCTGAAGCATATTATGGTCGACATAAGAGACCGATAGCTCGGTTTTAACCTTTTTCAGACCGAGGGCCTCGAACTGAAGATAGGCCATAGTGCCGGTCGCATCCTGCGTCAGGGTCTGATCGATTTTTATGGCTATGTCCTCGCCGGACTTAAGGTTACCGGTTACAAGATGAGCCTTGATAATTTTTTCGGCTAAATTCATCCCCATATAAAACTCCTTGATTCCTCGATTTTTCCAAAGATACGAAAGAAAACCAATCCCCCGCAAAAGTCAACTGATAATTTATAGAGAATTTACTCTATGAATGCTGTCGGCTCCCTCAAATCCTGAGGAATTGGCTTTGCCAAAATCCTCCAATGGCCGATTCCGACAGCTCCTTAAAGCCGACTATTGTGCCCGCCCCAAAATTTTAGTCAATCCACTGACAGCCCTTGTCATCACCTGAAGTCATTATACGGCAGGTGAAAGAAATCTTGAAAGCGAGGCACTATGATGAGGCTTAAAAAACTCCGCTCCCATGGGAAGGCCCTTTTGGCCCAATTGGACTCCGATCTGCACCGGCCGGCGAGCCCGACTCCAGTTGCGTCAACCGGACTTCTATCTTCTGCAAAAATCCGTCTTGATATTCTCCTGCTGATTTTATTGACCGCGGGTATCTATCTCTTTTTTTGGAGTATATCCGACACCAGCGGCAATGATACCGTAACCCGGTCGCTGATGGCCTGGCGGTGGCTAAAA comes from the Candidatus Zixiibacteriota bacterium genome and includes:
- a CDS encoding Aconitate hydratase; the encoded protein is MGMNLAEKIIKAHLVTGNLKSGEDIAIKIDQTLTQDATGTMAYLQFEALGLKKVKTELSVSYVDHNMLQASFENADDHAFLQTIASKFGVYFSRPGNGICHQVHLERFGAPGKTLLGSDSHTPTNGGLGMLAIGAGGLDVAVAMGGGPFYLKMPEIVNIRLKGKLKSYVTAKDIILEILRRLSVKGGVGKIIEYGGSGVTELTVPERATITNMGAELGATTSIFPSDERTKEYLRMQKRLKDFVKLQADKDAKYADVMEIDLNKLEPMIAQPHSPDKVVPVKQLKGTKVQQVCVGSCTNSSLYDLTVTAKMLKGKQIHSDVSMTVTPGSKQVFEAIAQSGALADIIASGARIIESACGPCIGMGQAPASGSVSIRSFNRNFPGRSGTKDANVYLASPETCVAAALTGYITDPRKLGKEPRIVLPKKIDIDDSGIIPPSRNPDKVEVVRGPNIAPLPINNPMGEMLIGEILLKVGDNITTDHIMPAGAKVLPLRSNVPRIAEFVYYQVDPEFAKRAKERSGGFIVGGDNYGQGSSREHAALAPMFLGVKLVITKSFARIHLANLINFGILPATFINAADYDDIKQGNQLEILRVKEQIKAGDTIEAENKTNGHKYLLRVNLTPRQREIIFAGGLLNYTRAGGK